One stretch of Chryseobacterium scophthalmum DNA includes these proteins:
- a CDS encoding thioredoxin family protein, translating to MKKISTLLFLFIISFSFAQVKWMTIEEALNAQKTQPKKIIIDFYADWCGPCKIMDKKTYGNPIIYEFLNENYYPVKFDAEDKRTIEIFGRKFSNDNTSHKKGRNSLHEFTQFMNVNAVPSTVFLDDKGNPITMLQGELSAKELEPYLDFISKDLYKKVKTKQDWEDYQKKFRSKIKD from the coding sequence ATGAAAAAAATATCCACCCTACTTTTTCTTTTCATTATCAGCTTCAGTTTTGCGCAGGTAAAATGGATGACGATTGAAGAAGCATTAAATGCACAGAAAACACAACCTAAAAAAATCATCATCGATTTTTATGCAGATTGGTGTGGCCCATGCAAAATCATGGATAAAAAAACGTATGGAAATCCCATAATTTATGAGTTTTTAAATGAAAATTATTACCCTGTAAAATTTGACGCAGAAGACAAACGAACAATAGAAATCTTCGGAAGAAAATTTTCTAATGACAATACTTCCCACAAGAAAGGAAGAAATTCACTTCATGAATTTACGCAATTCATGAATGTAAATGCAGTTCCAAGTACGGTTTTTCTTGATGACAAAGGAAATCCCATCACGATGTTACAAGGCGAATTATCTGCAAAAGAATTAGAACCTTATCTTGATTTTATATCGAAAGATTTATACAAAAAAGTAAAAACCAAGCAAGATTGGGAAGATTATCAGAAGAAATTCAGATCTAAAATAAAAGATTAA
- a CDS encoding peptide MFS transporter: MNQTLEEIQNFKGKYPKQLWTLFTVEMWERFCFYGMRGVLTFFMVDQLLLKDDVANLQYGAIQAFVYAFTFIGGIFADKILGFKKSLFFGGIVMILGNLLIAFSPKDLFYYGIAFSIIGTGFFKPNVSSMVGELYDEKDPRRDAGYGMFYAGINIGGLLGGALCIYLGKYHSWTLCFLAAAVVMVIGLLTFLFTKKNLGPIGNSPLINMEPGKRKIREIGVYALSILSIPLIFIMVKNTDYTDYFMYTIGTVAVGYFIYELIRLKISGLQKKLIAAFAFIFFYFLFNAIYEQSGGSLSLFAKDNLDHNLLGFNMDPNVVNNSSNTLFVIILSPIIGLLWLWLAKKKLEPNTLIKFGIGFLFLSASFYIFYYTKFFANVEGITSLNVFAFAYLITTIGELCLGPIGMSIITKLSPKRLFGMMMGLWFLASAFGQLAAGKLGAEISKSNTGNDLVSKLQSYTDGYYQLAIYALIAGVVLILISPFIKKLMQEVK; this comes from the coding sequence ATGAACCAAACTTTAGAAGAAATACAAAATTTCAAAGGAAAATACCCAAAACAATTATGGACACTTTTTACCGTCGAGATGTGGGAAAGATTCTGTTTTTACGGAATGAGGGGTGTTCTTACGTTTTTCATGGTAGATCAGCTTTTATTAAAAGATGATGTAGCCAATCTTCAATATGGTGCAATCCAGGCTTTTGTATATGCTTTCACCTTCATAGGCGGTATTTTTGCCGATAAAATTTTAGGGTTTAAAAAATCACTGTTTTTCGGCGGAATTGTCATGATTTTAGGTAATTTATTGATTGCTTTTTCTCCAAAAGATTTATTTTATTATGGAATTGCATTCTCCATTATCGGAACAGGATTCTTCAAACCCAATGTTTCATCAATGGTAGGAGAATTGTACGATGAAAAAGATCCGAGAAGAGACGCAGGATACGGAATGTTCTATGCCGGAATTAACATTGGTGGACTTTTAGGGGGTGCTCTTTGTATTTATTTAGGAAAATACCATTCTTGGACTTTATGCTTCCTTGCAGCAGCTGTAGTAATGGTTATCGGATTACTTACTTTCCTTTTTACCAAGAAAAACTTAGGTCCAATAGGTAATTCTCCATTAATAAATATGGAACCGGGAAAAAGAAAAATAAGAGAAATCGGTGTTTATGCACTTTCTATTTTAAGTATTCCGTTGATTTTCATCATGGTAAAAAATACGGATTATACAGATTATTTCATGTACACAATAGGAACTGTTGCTGTAGGATATTTTATTTATGAATTAATCAGATTAAAAATTTCAGGTCTTCAGAAAAAATTAATTGCAGCATTTGCTTTTATATTTTTCTATTTCTTATTCAATGCGATTTATGAGCAAAGTGGAGGTTCTTTATCTCTGTTTGCCAAAGATAATTTAGATCACAATTTATTAGGGTTTAATATGGATCCTAATGTGGTTAACAACAGTTCAAATACTCTTTTTGTTATTATTTTAAGTCCAATTATTGGGCTACTTTGGCTTTGGTTGGCTAAGAAAAAATTAGAACCGAATACATTAATCAAGTTCGGAATCGGATTTTTATTCCTTTCTGCTTCATTTTATATATTTTATTACACCAAGTTTTTTGCTAATGTAGAGGGAATTACTTCACTGAATGTTTTTGCATTCGCTTATCTTATTACAACCATCGGAGAACTTTGTTTAGGCCCGATCGGAATGTCGATCATTACCAAATTATCTCCAAAAAGATTATTCGGAATGATGATGGGGCTTTGGTTTTTAGCAAGTGCATTTGGTCAGTTAGCAGCAGGAAAACTGGGTGCTGAAATTTCAAAATCAAATACAGGAAATGATTTAGTATCTAAATTACAGTCTTATACAGATGGTTATTATCAGCTTGCTATTTATGCATTAATTGCCGGTGTGGTACTGATTTTGATATCACCATTCATTAAAAAGCTTATGCAGGAGGTAAAATAG
- a CDS encoding PDDEXK nuclease domain-containing protein, translating into MEVSEDSLFQSIKEIINQSREKVFRIANSTLLLTYWQIGQLIVEDEQKGKERAEYGKYTLKNLSKKLTLEFGKGFDYTNLSNMRKFYQAFPIVDALRQQLSWTHYRLLIRLDNSDKMNYYINESIQNNWNYRDLKRQINSLAYERVLQHKKSSHETIRSVLKDPYIFEFLGIKSDEKISEKEIETGIIDHIQKFLLEFGKGFAFVARQQHISTDTSDFYIDLVFYNYILKCFVIIDLKTGELSHQDIGQIDMYVRMYDDLKRGEDDNPTIGILLCSEKDETIVKYSVLNDKNNLFASKYLLYLPKEEELKQIIDQDRIRFELDQEDKKQQS; encoded by the coding sequence ATGGAAGTTTCTGAAGATTCTTTGTTTCAATCCATAAAGGAAATTATTAATCAATCGCGCGAAAAAGTTTTTCGTATTGCGAATTCTACTCTATTATTAACTTACTGGCAAATCGGACAATTAATTGTTGAAGACGAACAAAAAGGAAAAGAAAGGGCAGAATACGGAAAATATACTTTAAAAAACCTTTCAAAAAAACTTACTTTAGAATTTGGGAAAGGTTTTGATTATACAAATCTTTCCAATATGCGAAAGTTTTATCAGGCTTTCCCAATTGTTGACGCATTGCGTCAACAATTGAGCTGGACACATTATAGATTGTTAATAAGGTTAGATAATTCAGATAAAATGAATTATTATATTAATGAATCAATCCAAAATAACTGGAACTATCGGGATTTAAAAAGACAAATCAATTCTCTTGCTTACGAAAGAGTTTTACAGCATAAAAAATCCTCACACGAAACCATTCGTAGTGTTTTAAAAGATCCTTATATTTTTGAGTTTTTAGGGATAAAATCTGACGAAAAAATTTCAGAAAAAGAAATTGAAACCGGAATTATCGATCATATCCAAAAGTTTCTTTTAGAATTTGGAAAAGGTTTCGCTTTCGTAGCAAGGCAACAACATATCTCCACAGACACTTCAGATTTTTACATAGATTTAGTTTTCTATAATTATATTCTGAAATGCTTCGTTATTATTGATTTAAAAACAGGAGAACTTTCACATCAAGACATCGGTCAAATCGATATGTACGTAAGAATGTATGATGATCTTAAACGAGGTGAAGACGACAATCCAACTATCGGAATTCTTTTATGTTCTGAAAAAGACGAAACTATTGTAAAATATTCTGTTTTAAATGACAAAAACAATCTATTTGCAAGCAAATATTTATTGTACCTTCCGAAAGAAGAAGAATTAAAACAAATTATTGACCAAGACAGAATTCGTTTTGAGCTTGATCAGGAAGACAAAAAACAACAATCTTAA
- the recG gene encoding ATP-dependent DNA helicase RecG gives MKMTLETPIEYVKGIGPERAKLIKNVLGISIVEDLLNFYPIRYLDKNKVYKVNGLQESNLEIQLKGKISNVQEILTGKVKRLTAKFNDDTGSMDLVWFQYSKWLKEQLPVNREVFIFGKINAFNNQFSMPHPEIELDENKEKDNRLRPIYPSSEKLTKRGLNQKFFQVILRNICKEIPNLIQENLPESIMSSMKFLSRQQTFLNIHFPKNLDYFEKANQRLKFEESFFFQLGYALKKLHHKTQSVGNPFPIVGDHFTGFYEKHLPFELTGAQKRVLKEIRMDMKKPIQMNRLLQGDVGSGKTMVALLTMLIALDNGFQSCLMAPTEILAQQHYNGIKDLLKDTEIKVSLLTGSVKASARKVIHNELENGELSILVGTHAVLEDKVKFKNLGLAIIDEQHRFGVAQRAKLWAKNKIPPHILVMTATPIPRTLAMSFYSDLDVSVIDEMPVGRKAIITAHRREKDRTYVYHFCHEEIRKGRQIYFVYPLIEESETLDYKNLMEGLEHIMDNFSNYEVTMLHGKMKPDEKDAAMNYFASGKSQIMVATTVIEVGVNVPNASVMVIESAERFGLSQLHQLRGRVGRGAEQSYCILMTSDKMSAESRTRIRTMTETNDGFKISEVDMQLRGPGDILGTQQSGVVDFKRLDLVNDAPIIKTTKKMVDKILEIDPHLSGTDHQIIKNYYIQNYKGKNKWSKIS, from the coding sequence CTGAAAATGACTTTAGAAACTCCTATAGAATATGTAAAAGGAATCGGTCCTGAACGAGCCAAACTCATTAAAAATGTGTTGGGAATTTCTATTGTGGAAGATCTTCTCAATTTCTACCCGATCCGGTATTTAGATAAAAACAAAGTTTACAAAGTAAACGGACTTCAGGAAAGCAATCTTGAAATTCAGCTGAAAGGAAAAATTTCGAATGTGCAGGAGATCCTCACCGGAAAAGTAAAAAGACTGACCGCAAAATTCAATGATGACACCGGAAGTATGGATTTGGTTTGGTTTCAGTATTCGAAATGGCTGAAAGAACAACTTCCTGTCAATCGCGAAGTTTTTATTTTCGGGAAAATCAATGCTTTTAACAATCAGTTCTCGATGCCGCATCCGGAAATTGAACTTGATGAGAACAAAGAAAAAGACAACAGATTAAGACCTATTTATCCCAGTTCTGAAAAACTGACGAAAAGAGGTTTAAACCAAAAATTCTTTCAGGTAATTCTGAGAAATATCTGCAAAGAGATTCCTAATCTTATTCAGGAAAATCTTCCGGAATCTATAATGAGTTCGATGAAGTTTTTATCGAGGCAACAGACTTTTTTAAACATTCATTTTCCAAAAAATTTAGATTATTTTGAAAAGGCGAATCAGCGACTGAAGTTTGAAGAATCATTTTTCTTTCAGCTAGGATATGCTTTAAAAAAACTTCATCATAAAACACAATCTGTAGGAAATCCGTTTCCGATCGTCGGTGATCATTTTACCGGTTTTTATGAAAAACATCTTCCTTTTGAACTTACAGGAGCTCAAAAAAGAGTTTTAAAGGAAATTCGAATGGATATGAAAAAGCCGATCCAAATGAACCGACTTTTGCAGGGCGATGTAGGTTCAGGAAAAACAATGGTCGCTTTATTAACAATGCTGATCGCCTTAGACAATGGTTTTCAGAGCTGTCTGATGGCTCCAACGGAAATTTTGGCACAGCAACATTACAACGGAATTAAAGATCTATTAAAAGACACAGAAATTAAAGTCAGCCTTTTGACGGGTTCGGTAAAAGCTTCCGCAAGAAAGGTTATTCACAATGAATTAGAAAATGGTGAGCTTTCTATTTTGGTAGGAACTCATGCTGTTTTGGAAGATAAAGTGAAATTTAAAAATCTTGGATTGGCAATTATCGACGAGCAACATCGATTTGGGGTCGCTCAAAGAGCTAAACTGTGGGCTAAAAATAAAATTCCGCCTCATATTTTGGTCATGACCGCAACTCCGATTCCTAGAACTTTGGCAATGAGCTTTTATTCGGATCTCGATGTTTCTGTAATTGATGAAATGCCGGTTGGGAGAAAAGCGATCATTACCGCTCATCGAAGAGAAAAAGACAGAACTTATGTTTATCATTTCTGTCATGAAGAAATACGAAAAGGCAGACAGATCTACTTTGTTTATCCATTGATTGAAGAATCTGAAACATTAGATTATAAAAATCTGATGGAAGGTTTAGAGCATATTATGGACAACTTTTCGAATTATGAGGTAACGATGCTTCACGGTAAAATGAAACCCGATGAAAAAGATGCCGCGATGAATTATTTTGCGTCAGGAAAGTCGCAAATTATGGTCGCAACAACCGTAATTGAAGTTGGTGTAAATGTTCCAAATGCTTCAGTTATGGTAATTGAAAGTGCTGAAAGATTTGGTCTTTCTCAGCTTCACCAACTTCGTGGAAGAGTGGGAAGAGGTGCCGAACAGAGCTACTGTATTTTGATGACTTCGGATAAAATGTCTGCAGAAAGCCGGACAAGGATCAGAACGATGACGGAAACCAATGATGGTTTTAAAATTTCTGAGGTCGATATGCAATTGCGTGGTCCAGGTGATATTTTGGGAACTCAGCAAAGCGGTGTCGTTGATTTTAAAAGACTGGATTTGGTGAATGATGCTCCAATCATTAAAACCACAAAAAAAATGGTCGACAAAATCTTAGAAATAGATCCACATTTATCAGGAACTGATCATCAGATCATTAAAAATTATTATATCCAAAATTATAAAGGGAAAAATAAGTGGAGTAAGATTTCTTAA